AATGGCATCAGGCACTCGCAAATCAAGAGCAGCCAGAAATAGCTAAAATTAAAGCCTCAAAGCAGCTTATGAAGGCGTTAAATGTAACCAGCTACCCGACTTTTGTCGCTGAATCAGACGGACAGTATATAAGCCTGCAACACAGTGACTACTACGGGAACCCAGCACTGTGGCTGCAACATTTAGAGCATAAACTGCTTAATGGAACGAGCTGAGGTCACCTTCACTATCTTAACAACACGTATAAGCTCTTAAACCTTTGGAAGTCAGTGTTTGCGATGAACAATGGCTTCCATTCACACTCTCTCCTCAACGTTTCAGACACACCACACAGAGTCAAGAACACAAACGCAAGTCTGTTGTTAGCTGTTAATTTATGGCGTCAAACGATCATTATTCGATTTTGAAATGAGTGAATTCTGAATTATTCGCTTTTCGATTGCATCATTTCAGTTTACTGTTTATTTCAATTCTTATTACTCAAAAGATGGCTAATTACATGCTCGAAAAAGAACTAAAACTAGAGTATCAATCAGTACAACAAGGCTTTATTAGCTTGCTACCGATCTCAATATTTGTTGTGGTCTTTGGTACAGCTTTTGGTCTAGCTGCTGTTCAAGTCGGTCTAAGTGAATCCTCAGCTTTGTGGATGAGCACTCTGGTATTTGCAGGCGCTTCTCAGTTTGGTGCGTTAGACCTTTGGGGCGTGCAAGTCCCTATTATTCCTTTGGCTATCACGGTATTTGCGATTAATGCTCGCCATCTTCTGATCGGGGCAACGCTATACCCTCATATCAGAACAATGAAAGCTTTACCACGTTACAGCGTAATGCTATTTGCTTCAGATGCTAACTGGGCGATGTCCATGAAAGCGTTTGCTAATAATGACCACTCAAAAGGACTAGGAATTTTGTTTGGTGGAGGTCTAGCGCTTTGGATTTTCTGGATTATTGGTACTTGGGTTGGTGTTTATTTTGGTAACGCAATTCAAAACCCAGCAGCTTATGGTATTGATATGGTAATGGGCTGCTTTCTACTGACTATGGTACTTGAGGGAAATAAAGACCATGGCATCTACATTATCTGGGTATCTGCTGCATTCTCATCGATTATCGCGTATTTGTACCTACCAGAGAATGCCCACGTGATTGTAGGAGCACTGACTGGGGGTATTGCTGGAGTGCTGGTAGGAGATAAAAACAATGAACATTGAGACAACAGAATTTGGCACTTTGGCGATTATTGCCATCATGACTGTGGTAACCATCATTACACGTTGGGGTGGTATATACGTGATGTCCTACATTCCAATTAGTCAGCGAGTACAACAATTTATAGCCGCCATGTCGGGCTCAGTGCTAGTAGCGATTATTGCGCCATTATTTATTACTGGAGACATAGGAGCTAAAGTTGCTTTGCTAGTGACCGCCATTGGCACGCTAGTTTTGAAAAGGCCACTTTTATCAATCACATTTGGGATTTTGTTGGCAGCGCTAACACGGTCCTTGTAGCGTACCTAGCTGAAAAGAGCCTTGTACAGGCTCTTGATAAATTCCACTTAGGTAGTCACTGCTTTCAGACTTC
This sequence is a window from Vibrio coralliilyticus. Protein-coding genes within it:
- a CDS encoding AzlC family ABC transporter permease, with the protein product MLEKELKLEYQSVQQGFISLLPISIFVVVFGTAFGLAAVQVGLSESSALWMSTLVFAGASQFGALDLWGVQVPIIPLAITVFAINARHLLIGATLYPHIRTMKALPRYSVMLFASDANWAMSMKAFANNDHSKGLGILFGGGLALWIFWIIGTWVGVYFGNAIQNPAAYGIDMVMGCFLLTMVLEGNKDHGIYIIWVSAAFSSIIAYLYLPENAHVIVGALTGGIAGVLVGDKNNEH
- a CDS encoding AzlD family protein, whose protein sequence is MNIETTEFGTLAIIAIMTVVTIITRWGGIYVMSYIPISQRVQQFIAAMSGSVLVAIIAPLFITGDIGAKVALLVTAIGTLVLKRPLLSITFGILLAALTRSL